A stretch of the Agromyces larvae genome encodes the following:
- a CDS encoding phytoene desaturase family protein, whose translation MPQTHDVVIVGGGHNGLTAAAYLARAGLDVLLLERDDHLGGAAVSAQAFDGIDARLSRYSYLVSLLPQRIIDDLGLDIRLVRRRFSSYTPDPRDPSRGLLVDTEAGPEASAAAFARVGAEADATAWSSFYADTARVARALFPTLTAPLPTRDEARALVADERVWNAFVERPLGEAIDGCFVDDLVRGVVATDGLIGTFTELDDPSLDANRCFLYHVIGGGTGDWDVPVGGMGAVTGELARAAREAGTTLVTKAEVLAIGAGIPGAPARVRYQHEGVEHEASAPTVLANVAPAVLDRLLEAGSARPATGATPSAGVESRHGTPPTDLAVPAVVRARMRELATPEGAQVKVNLLLTRLPRLRDASVRPEEAFAGTFHINELASQLDAAYRAAARGAIPDPLPCEIYCHTLSDPTILSPELVASGAHTLTVFGLHVPDRLVERFGNDELRSRLEAAVLASLDSVLAEPIRDVIMTAPPEPAEGATGRPCIEVKTTHDLEAALAMPGGNIFHGPLSWPWAEPGDALDTPAARWGVATAHPNVLLCGSGAVRGGAVSGIGGHNAAMAVLESRGA comes from the coding sequence ATGCCTCAGACCCACGACGTCGTGATCGTCGGCGGCGGCCACAACGGCCTCACCGCCGCGGCGTACCTCGCCCGCGCCGGCCTCGACGTGCTGCTGCTCGAGCGCGACGACCACCTCGGCGGCGCGGCCGTGTCGGCGCAGGCGTTCGACGGCATCGACGCCCGGCTCAGCCGCTACTCGTACCTCGTCAGCCTGCTGCCGCAGCGCATCATCGACGACCTGGGCCTCGACATCCGGCTCGTGCGCCGACGCTTCTCGTCGTACACGCCCGACCCCCGCGACCCGTCGCGGGGCCTGCTCGTCGACACCGAGGCCGGCCCCGAGGCATCCGCCGCCGCATTCGCGCGCGTGGGCGCCGAGGCCGACGCGACCGCCTGGTCGTCGTTCTACGCCGATACCGCGCGGGTCGCCCGCGCACTCTTCCCCACCCTCACCGCACCGCTGCCCACACGCGACGAGGCGCGCGCGCTCGTCGCCGACGAGCGGGTCTGGAACGCCTTCGTCGAGCGGCCGCTCGGCGAGGCGATCGACGGATGCTTCGTCGACGACCTCGTCCGCGGCGTCGTCGCCACCGACGGCCTGATCGGCACGTTCACCGAACTCGACGACCCGTCGCTCGACGCGAACCGGTGCTTCCTGTACCACGTGATCGGCGGCGGAACCGGCGACTGGGACGTCCCGGTCGGCGGCATGGGCGCGGTCACCGGCGAGCTCGCCCGAGCCGCCCGCGAGGCCGGCACCACGCTCGTCACGAAGGCCGAGGTGCTGGCGATCGGGGCGGGCATCCCCGGCGCGCCGGCGCGCGTGCGGTACCAGCACGAGGGCGTCGAGCACGAGGCATCCGCCCCGACCGTGCTCGCGAACGTCGCGCCCGCCGTGCTCGACCGCCTGCTCGAGGCCGGGTCGGCTCGCCCCGCGACCGGCGCAACCCCCTCAGCCGGTGTCGAGTCCCGCCACGGTACGCCTCCGACCGACCTCGCAGTCCCAGCCGTCGTGCGGGCGCGCATGCGCGAGCTCGCAACGCCCGAGGGCGCGCAGGTGAAGGTGAACCTGCTGCTCACCCGCCTGCCCCGGCTGCGCGACGCGTCGGTGCGGCCCGAGGAGGCGTTCGCCGGCACCTTCCACATCAACGAGCTCGCCTCCCAGCTCGACGCCGCCTACCGCGCCGCCGCCCGCGGAGCCATCCCCGACCCGCTGCCGTGCGAGATCTACTGCCACACGCTCAGCGACCCGACGATCCTCTCCCCCGAGCTCGTCGCGAGCGGCGCGCACACGCTCACCGTCTTCGGCCTGCACGTGCCCGACCGGCTCGTGGAGCGGTTCGGCAACGACGAGCTGCGCTCCCGCCTCGAAGCCGCCGTGCTCGCGTCGCTCGACAGCGTGCTCGCCGAACCGATCCGCGATGTGATCATGACGGCGCCCCCTGAGCCCGCCGAAGGGGCAACGGGCCGCCCCTGCATCGAGGTGAAGACCACGCACGACCTCGAAGCGGCGCTCGCGATGCCCGGCGGCAACATCTTCCACGGGCCGCTGTCGTGGCCGTGGGCGGAGCCCGGCGACGCGCTGGACACGCCGGCCGCACGCTGGGGCGTCGCGACCGCGCACCCGAACGTGCTGCTGTGCGGCTCGGGCGCCGTGCGCGGCGGCGCGGTCAGCGGCATCGGCGGCCACAACGCCGCGATGGCCGTGCTGGAGTCGCGGGGCGCGTAG